In Merismopedia glauca CCAP 1448/3, the following proteins share a genomic window:
- a CDS encoding phosphoglycerate kinase, whose translation MAKKSIANLSAADLSGKRVLVRVDFNVPLDGDGNITDDTRIRAALPTIQDLTGKGAKVILASHFGRPKGVEDKYRLTPVAKRLSALLGQEVVKCDDCIGDEVTAKVGALQNGQVALLENVRFHPEEEKNDPEFAKQLAANADLYVNDAFGTAHRAHASTEGVTHYLKPSVAGYLIEKELKYLQAAIEEPQRPLAAIIGGSKVSSKIGVIETLLEKCDKLLLGGGMIFTFYKARGLNVGKSLVEEDKLELAKSLEAKAKERGVQFLLPTDVVVADNFAPDANSQTVSIDNIPDGWMGLDIGPDSVKTFQAALADCKSVIWNGPMGVFEFDKFAVGTEAVAHSLAEIGKQGATTIIGGGDSVAAVEKVGLADQMSHISTGGGASLELLEGKELPGIAALDEA comes from the coding sequence GTGGCAAAGAAAAGTATAGCCAATTTATCTGCGGCTGATTTATCTGGAAAAAGAGTTTTAGTGCGGGTGGACTTTAATGTTCCCCTTGACGGTGATGGAAACATTACCGATGATACGCGGATTCGGGCTGCTTTGCCAACAATTCAAGATTTGACTGGTAAAGGCGCTAAAGTGATTTTAGCAAGTCACTTCGGTCGTCCCAAAGGTGTAGAAGATAAATACCGTCTGACTCCAGTTGCTAAACGTTTGTCTGCATTGTTAGGACAAGAAGTAGTTAAATGCGATGATTGTATCGGCGATGAAGTAACGGCAAAGGTCGGAGCTTTGCAAAACGGACAAGTAGCTTTACTAGAAAACGTCCGCTTCCACCCCGAAGAAGAGAAAAACGATCCAGAATTTGCCAAGCAATTAGCTGCTAATGCAGATTTGTACGTCAATGATGCTTTTGGAACCGCTCACCGCGCTCATGCTTCGACTGAAGGGGTAACTCATTATCTAAAGCCTTCAGTCGCCGGATATTTAATTGAAAAAGAACTGAAATACTTGCAAGCTGCTATTGAAGAACCCCAACGTCCTCTAGCAGCGATTATTGGTGGTTCTAAGGTTTCTAGCAAAATCGGCGTGATTGAAACCCTATTAGAAAAGTGCGATAAACTGCTATTAGGTGGCGGAATGATCTTCACTTTCTATAAGGCACGCGGCTTAAATGTGGGTAAATCTTTGGTAGAAGAAGATAAGTTAGAGTTAGCTAAGTCTTTAGAAGCTAAAGCCAAGGAAAGAGGCGTACAGTTCTTATTACCTACCGATGTAGTGGTAGCTGACAACTTTGCTCCCGACGCTAATTCCCAAACCGTCAGCATTGATAATATCCCTGATGGTTGGATGGGGTTAGATATTGGCCCTGATTCCGTCAAAACCTTCCAAGCAGCTTTAGCAGACTGCAAAAGTGTGATTTGGAATGGTCCAATGGGTGTGTTTGAGTTTGACAAATTTGCTGTTGGTACAGAAGCTGTAGCTCATAGCCTAGCAGAAATTGGCAAGCAAGGTGCAACCACGATTATTGGCGGTGGTGATTCGGTTGCTGCTGTCGAAAAAGTTGGTTTAGCTGACCAAATGAGCCACATTTCCACTGGTGGTGGTGCTTCTTTAGAATTACTTGAAGGTAAAGAATTACCTGGAATTGCAGCTTTAGATGAAGCTTAA
- a CDS encoding glutathione S-transferase N-terminal domain-containing protein: protein MMIELYYWPTPNGHKITIFLEEAGLDYQIMPVNIGAGDQFKPDFLKISPNNRMPAIIDRNPVDGGESIAVFESGAILQYLAEKTGKFIPSDVRGRKTVNEWLFWQVGGLGPMAGQNHHFTQYAPEKIPYAIYRYVKETNRLYGVMNRRLEEYEYLAGDYSIADMACYPWIVPYERQQQNMADFPHLKRWFESIASREAVIRAYQKGEALMTTPTVTEESKKILFGQTSTKDR, encoded by the coding sequence ATGATGATAGAACTGTATTACTGGCCGACACCTAATGGTCATAAGATCACTATTTTTTTAGAAGAAGCAGGTCTTGATTATCAGATTATGCCAGTTAATATTGGTGCTGGTGACCAGTTTAAACCTGATTTTCTGAAAATATCTCCTAATAATCGGATGCCAGCCATTATAGATCGCAATCCGGTTGATGGTGGTGAATCAATTGCTGTGTTTGAGTCAGGTGCAATTTTACAGTATTTAGCTGAAAAAACTGGTAAATTTATCCCTAGCGATGTCCGAGGACGTAAGACGGTAAATGAGTGGTTATTCTGGCAAGTGGGTGGTTTGGGACCAATGGCTGGGCAAAATCATCATTTTACCCAATATGCGCCCGAAAAGATCCCCTATGCCATCTATCGCTATGTTAAGGAAACCAATCGTCTCTATGGTGTCATGAATCGACGGTTAGAAGAGTATGAATATCTAGCTGGCGATTATTCCATTGCAGATATGGCTTGCTACCCCTGGATTGTTCCTTACGAACGACAACAGCAAAATATGGCAGATTTTCCGCACCTGAAGCGCTGGTTTGAGAGTATTGCTTCTCGCGAGGCTGTAATTCGCGCCTACCAAAAGGGAGAAGCATTGATGACAACTCCAACGGTTACAGAAGAGAGCAAAAAGATTCTTTTTGGGCAAACAAGTACTAAGGATCGGTAA
- a CDS encoding DUF4870 domain-containing protein: MQNYDPDQRRILSALCHGACFFSATLISVGIPIAILFFTDDSVTKANAKEALNFQITIFILGFASILLSFILIGFLLLFPLIIFSIIAPIIGIIKVLEDPSQPYRYPLIFRLV, from the coding sequence ATGCAAAACTACGATCCAGACCAAAGAAGAATATTATCTGCATTGTGTCATGGAGCTTGCTTTTTTAGTGCGACACTCATTTCGGTAGGAATTCCCATTGCCATTCTCTTTTTCACTGATGATTCAGTAACCAAGGCTAATGCCAAGGAAGCTTTGAATTTTCAAATAACAATCTTCATTTTAGGATTTGCGAGCATCCTATTATCATTTATACTCATTGGATTTTTGTTACTTTTTCCACTAATTATTTTCAGCATTATAGCTCCAATAATTGGGATTATCAAAGTTCTTGAAGATCCCAGCCAACCCTACCGATATCCCTTGATCTTTCGCTTAGTATAG
- a CDS encoding pyridoxamine 5'-phosphate oxidase family protein, translating to MAKFYEQLNPELIDFIDRQKVFFTATAPTEGRINLSPKGMHTFKCIDSKKVAYLDVTGSGNETSAHLQENGKITIMMCSFSDEPLILRLYGQGKPVLPRNPTWETLLPLFKDTPGTRQIIVVHLESIQTSCGFGVPIYEFKEERQTLKKWAKNKGETGLREYWESKNQTSIDGLPTNILSETKIESDKWSF from the coding sequence ATGGCTAAATTTTACGAACAACTCAATCCTGAATTAATAGATTTTATTGATCGGCAAAAGGTATTCTTTACAGCGACTGCTCCCACCGAAGGCAGAATAAATTTATCTCCTAAAGGAATGCATACTTTTAAATGTATAGACTCAAAAAAAGTTGCTTATTTAGATGTTACTGGAAGCGGGAATGAAACCTCAGCGCACCTCCAAGAAAATGGCAAAATAACTATTATGATGTGCAGTTTTTCAGATGAACCCCTCATCTTAAGATTATACGGTCAAGGCAAACCTGTATTGCCCAGAAATCCTACATGGGAAACATTATTGCCTTTATTCAAAGACACTCCTGGAACTCGCCAAATCATTGTTGTTCACTTAGAATCAATTCAAACTTCTTGCGGTTTTGGAGTCCCAATTTATGAATTTAAAGAAGAAAGACAAACCTTGAAAAAGTGGGCAAAAAATAAAGGTGAAACTGGACTAAGAGAATATTGGGAATCTAAAAATCAAACCAGTATTGACGGCTTACCAACTAATATTTTGTCTGAAACTAAGATTGAATCGGACAAATGGTCTTTCTAA